A single Chiloscyllium punctatum isolate Juve2018m chromosome 26, sChiPun1.3, whole genome shotgun sequence DNA region contains:
- the LOC140496219 gene encoding adhesion G-protein coupled receptor G1-like: MCRDMMQQLLSREKNMNNSDSVNKFLGQCDGVIPDSTTLERILAEIEIEGGNQSFSTPNYFAHIQKIEAEKFPGLHFPPSDLIQQKNVSSLARKVEIELPPTLLDKVKEPPNVLISRIIFIIYGNTKLFQSDNNSTVLNNLVSGIEVVNVTIENLTDPVIIVFQNTTLPTNSSGKCAFWDFRKGSTSHGIWSESGCTTESQLHNITCKCNHLTSFAVLLDYHSDDASDVASSTHSIALIIVGAFIIFIVITVHCYETISRMMWPSGKPTGRSRF, from the exons ATGTGCCGTGACATGATGCAGCAACTGCTTTCCCGGGAGAAAAATATGAACAACTCTGATTCAGTGAACAAATTCCTAGGGCAATGTGATGGTGTCATTCCTGACAG TACAACACTGGAGAGAATACTCGCAGAGATAGAAATTGAAGGAGGAAATCAATCCTTCTCAACGCCAAATTACTTTGCTCACATTCAAAAAATAGAAGCTGAAAAGTTCCCAGGACTTCACTTTCCTCCATCAGATTTG ATCCAGCAGAAAAATGTCTCAAGCTTAGCCCGAAAAGTTGAAATTGAATTGCCTCCAACTCTTCTGGACAAGGTTAAGGAACCACCAAATGTTCTGATATCGAGAATCATTTTTATTATCTATGGAAATACAAAACTTTTCCAG AGTGACAATAACAGCACTGTGTTAAACAATCTAGTAAGTGGAATAGAAGTGGTCAATGTCACCATTGAAAACCTCACAGACCCAGTGATCATTGTCTTCCAGAACACAACCTTGCCG ACTAACTCAAGTGGAAAATGTGCCTTTTGGGATTTCAGAAAAG GGAGCACAAGTCATGGCATCTGGAGTGAGTCTGGCTGTACGACAGAAAGTCAGCTTCACAACATCACCTGCAAGTGCAACCACTTGACCTCTTTCGCTGTGTTACTG GACTATCACAGTGACGATGCCTCAGATGTTGCTTCATCGACACATTCTATTGCATTGATTATTGTTGGGGCCTTTATCATTTTCATAGTGATTACAGTTCACTGCTATGAGACAATCAG CAGGATGATGTGGCCTTCAGGAAAACCTACAGGACGCTCCCGGTTCTAA